The Petrotoga olearia DSM 13574 genome includes a region encoding these proteins:
- the rnr gene encoding ribonuclease R: protein MDENNLEKQILEIIDKKPPIQKELYENLNASQKQEKTKIRRILQKLLSEGKIIKDSQNRYRKLDENMAVGTIEFTKSGNMAFVQCSDGSEIAVKVENSGISLHKDLVLVEIIGKWRDLKEGRVVRILKRGLKYVVGEFVRKGIFGFVIPIDGKINTDFYVAPEGIGKVKNGQIVKAQITKYQSPTKNPEVEIVDVLGDKDDPSIDLPIVIFKHDLPEPGYFPPKVLQEAKELPNKLSENEIKGRKDFREETIFTIDGDTAKDFDDAVGIKKLDNGNYLLGVHIADVSHYVKSNSALDRETYKRGTSVYLIDTVIPMLPFELSNWICSLVEDEDRLTMSLLMEIDPYGNLVNSKIYNGVIRSTKRLTYNKVNELLSDNCSEEVEKEIGFLKSDLEMMKELMEILAAKRKERGSIIDIESNEVYFEFDEKGYVKDIIPVERGISEKMIEEFMVLANETVASYFDVQGLPFIYRIHENPDPDVLLQLRNYLDILGINVKFPQNIHPKVLQEILEKTKNHPLSKNIQMMLVRSMKRALYSEENVGHFGLASSSYTHFTSPIRRYPDLVVHRLLKEFIKHKGTLSKKEIKKYSEMLPEIAKNSSEMERVADQAEWDLIDMKKVEYISRHIGEVFWVYITGVTRFGLFVEIPQKMISGLIHISELNDDYYIYDERDNTLKGERTGNVYRIGDKLQAQVVRANKIRTEVDFVPYKEHDFEKLKKEHPHAKIKVNKKNKKKRKKS, encoded by the coding sequence ATGGATGAAAATAACTTAGAAAAACAAATATTGGAAATAATAGATAAAAAGCCACCGATACAAAAAGAACTATATGAAAATCTAAATGCATCTCAAAAACAGGAAAAGACTAAAATTAGAAGGATACTACAAAAACTCCTAAGTGAAGGGAAAATAATTAAAGATTCACAAAACAGATACAGAAAATTAGATGAAAACATGGCTGTTGGAACTATCGAATTCACAAAGAGTGGGAACATGGCTTTTGTGCAATGCTCAGATGGAAGCGAAATTGCTGTGAAGGTTGAAAATTCTGGAATCAGTTTGCATAAAGATTTAGTTTTGGTTGAAATAATAGGTAAATGGCGTGATTTAAAAGAAGGTAGAGTAGTTAGAATATTAAAAAGAGGGTTAAAATATGTGGTGGGTGAGTTCGTAAGAAAGGGGATCTTTGGATTCGTTATACCCATTGATGGAAAAATAAATACGGATTTTTACGTAGCCCCAGAAGGTATAGGAAAAGTTAAAAATGGACAAATAGTGAAAGCCCAGATAACAAAATATCAATCTCCTACGAAAAATCCTGAGGTCGAGATAGTAGATGTCCTTGGGGACAAAGATGATCCTTCCATAGATTTGCCTATAGTGATCTTCAAGCACGATTTACCTGAGCCTGGTTATTTCCCTCCAAAAGTCTTACAAGAGGCTAAAGAACTTCCAAATAAACTTTCTGAAAATGAAATTAAGGGAAGAAAAGATTTTAGAGAAGAAACTATATTTACTATCGATGGTGATACGGCAAAAGATTTTGATGATGCTGTTGGAATAAAAAAGCTAGATAACGGTAATTATTTACTAGGTGTACACATAGCAGATGTGTCTCATTATGTAAAAAGCAATAGTGCTCTTGATCGAGAGACATACAAACGTGGTACAAGCGTTTATCTAATCGACACCGTTATTCCCATGCTTCCATTTGAGTTATCCAACTGGATATGTTCTTTGGTTGAAGATGAAGATAGATTGACAATGTCCTTATTAATGGAAATCGACCCTTATGGGAACTTGGTAAACTCAAAAATATACAACGGAGTGATAAGAAGTACCAAGAGATTGACATATAACAAAGTTAACGAACTTCTATCTGACAATTGTAGCGAAGAAGTAGAAAAAGAGATAGGCTTTTTAAAGTCAGACCTTGAGATGATGAAAGAACTGATGGAAATACTTGCTGCAAAAAGAAAAGAAAGAGGTTCGATAATAGATATAGAAAGCAACGAAGTATACTTTGAATTCGATGAAAAGGGCTATGTGAAAGATATCATCCCTGTGGAAAGAGGCATATCGGAAAAAATGATCGAAGAGTTCATGGTTTTGGCCAATGAAACGGTTGCTTCATACTTCGATGTTCAAGGTTTGCCCTTTATCTATAGAATCCATGAAAATCCGGATCCTGACGTATTGCTTCAGTTGCGAAATTATCTAGATATATTGGGAATAAATGTTAAGTTTCCTCAAAATATACATCCTAAGGTTCTACAAGAAATATTGGAAAAAACAAAGAACCATCCTTTGAGCAAAAATATTCAGATGATGCTTGTTAGATCTATGAAGAGGGCGTTGTACTCAGAAGAAAACGTGGGACATTTTGGCCTTGCTTCATCATCCTATACACATTTCACATCACCAATAAGGAGATACCCTGACTTAGTGGTTCACAGATTGTTGAAAGAGTTCATAAAACACAAAGGAACCCTTTCAAAGAAAGAAATAAAGAAGTATTCCGAAATGCTTCCTGAAATAGCTAAGAATTCTTCTGAAATGGAAAGGGTCGCAGACCAAGCTGAGTGGGATCTTATAGATATGAAAAAAGTTGAATACATTTCAAGACACATAGGAGAAGTCTTTTGGGTGTACATTACTGGTGTAACAAGGTTTGGATTATTCGTAGAAATACCTCAAAAGATGATAAGTGGATTGATACATATATCAGAGCTGAATGATGATTATTACATCTACGATGAACGTGACAATACGTTGAAAGGTGAAAGAACCGGCAATGTTTATAGGATCGGAGACAAATTACAAGCCCAAGTTGTAAGAGCGAATAAAATTAGAACGGAAGTAGATTTTGTCCCGTATAAGGAACATGATTTTGAAAAGTTGAAAAAAGAACATCCTCATGCTAAAATAAAAGTTAACAAAAAAAATAAGAAAAAAAGGAAAAAATCGTAA
- the murB gene encoding UDP-N-acetylmuramate dehydrogenase, which translates to MISEDLKRSLYADGCDVRQNEFLKYYTSFRIGGPVPYILFPKTLSSFVNSLSELVRREIPFRIIGQGTNLIVSDEPLKFVVLSTKYINKINFEEKNNIDLIVEAQSGVSLSALSFLLSEDGYSGLEFACGIPGSVGGGVYMNAGAYGGEMKDVVLETTVYDLRDGKVKTLNKGDLEFGYRTSILQEGSFILLSTKFLLKKDELKRIKSKLIDFSTRRWEKQPIDLPSAGSIFKRPKPDFFVGTTIENLGLKGFSIGEAQISTKHAGFIINKGNATFKDVILLIEYVKRIVKDKYNVELQVEPEIWE; encoded by the coding sequence ATGATTTCAGAAGATCTTAAACGTAGTTTATATGCAGATGGATGTGATGTTAGACAAAATGAATTTCTCAAATATTATACAAGTTTTAGAATAGGAGGACCTGTTCCTTATATCTTATTCCCAAAAACTTTAAGTTCTTTTGTGAATTCTTTATCAGAATTAGTCAGAAGAGAAATCCCCTTCAGAATTATAGGTCAAGGAACCAACCTGATCGTAAGTGACGAACCCTTAAAATTTGTTGTACTTTCCACAAAATACATAAATAAAATAAATTTTGAAGAAAAAAATAATATCGATTTGATTGTGGAAGCGCAGAGCGGAGTGTCTTTATCTGCTCTTTCTTTTTTGCTTTCGGAAGATGGATACTCTGGACTTGAATTCGCATGCGGCATTCCGGGAAGTGTGGGCGGAGGTGTTTACATGAACGCCGGGGCTTACGGGGGTGAAATGAAGGATGTTGTTTTGGAAACAACGGTATACGATTTAAGGGATGGAAAAGTAAAGACTTTAAATAAAGGTGATTTAGAGTTTGGTTATAGAACCAGCATTCTCCAGGAAGGTTCTTTCATTCTGTTATCCACTAAATTCTTACTAAAAAAAGATGAGCTTAAAAGGATCAAAAGTAAATTGATAGATTTTTCAACCCGCAGATGGGAGAAACAGCCTATCGATTTACCATCTGCGGGAAGCATATTCAAACGACCGAAACCAGATTTTTTTGTGGGAACTACGATAGAAAATTTAGGATTGAAAGGCTTTTCGATAGGCGAAGCTCAAATATCAACAAAACATGCAGGTTTCATAATCAACAAAGGTAACGCTACTTTCAAGGATGTAATTTTATTAATTGAGTATGTAAAACGCATTGTAAAAGACAAATACAATGTTGAGCTACAGGTTGAACCAGAGATTTGGGAATGA
- a CDS encoding sulfotransferase — protein sequence MNNVFDKHCVFITSTGRTGTRFLAKSLSKMVEDCYAVHEPANVFIKDLKKWGEDIKRFGFYQMTVGQFLPSKSMCKLSTYRRRGKINDEKTKEYIKGLRKQILEETKESLYVESSNHLHGVIDLLGDVFPNSKVVFIIRDPRTWIRSAISSPVYLLYSKVDFSFLGMSMRASHFKDDPYSMKWKSMSKFEKFAWYYNKLNTLVLESMKNKKNFKLYRYEDLFTSEKKEENFIDLLEFSTKFDDGFSRKYTFEPSFLSKKINSASDKYKIPHWKNWDKKRAHILQKHCGELMDKFGYGKEPEWLEKLNSDYKEEYA from the coding sequence GTGAATAACGTTTTTGACAAACATTGTGTATTTATTACTTCAACCGGAAGAACAGGTACGAGATTTCTTGCAAAAAGTTTATCAAAAATGGTTGAAGATTGTTATGCGGTCCATGAACCTGCAAATGTGTTCATTAAAGATCTTAAAAAATGGGGAGAAGATATAAAAAGGTTCGGTTTTTATCAAATGACCGTAGGACAGTTTTTGCCCTCCAAATCCATGTGCAAGTTGAGTACCTACAGGAGGAGGGGAAAGATAAACGATGAAAAAACTAAAGAGTATATAAAAGGCTTAAGAAAGCAGATTTTGGAAGAGACGAAGGAAAGCTTGTACGTCGAATCAAGTAACCATCTTCACGGAGTTATAGATCTATTGGGAGATGTATTTCCTAATAGTAAAGTTGTGTTTATAATAAGGGATCCAAGAACATGGATCCGTTCGGCCATAAGTTCACCTGTTTATTTATTATATAGTAAAGTCGATTTTTCATTTTTGGGAATGAGTATGAGAGCTTCCCATTTTAAAGATGATCCCTACTCGATGAAATGGAAAAGCATGAGCAAATTTGAAAAGTTTGCGTGGTATTATAATAAACTGAATACATTGGTATTGGAATCTATGAAAAATAAAAAGAATTTCAAATTATATCGCTACGAAGATTTGTTCACAAGCGAGAAAAAAGAAGAAAATTTTATAGATCTATTAGAATTTTCCACGAAATTTGACGATGGATTCAGTAGAAAGTATACTTTTGAACCTTCTTTTCTTAGTAAGAAAATAAACTCTGCTTCTGATAAGTATAAGATACCACATTGGAAAAATTGGGATAAAAAGAGGGCACATATACTTCAAAAACATTGTGGGGAATTAATGGATAAGTTTGGTTATGGAAAGGAACCAGAGTGGCTAGAAAAATTGAATTCGGATTATAAAGAAGAGTACGCATAA
- a CDS encoding HAD family hydrolase, giving the protein MRNIVFDLGNVLFKFDPEEILDDLFKDPLIKRKLKEAVFTTIIWKELDRGTLSFEEAKKIFNEKNPDLKEEINILLKEWKNYLHPITENIEILPKLKENNKLFILSNFHEDAFNYIREKYSFFDIFDGMVISYKEKLLKPEKEIYQLLLNRFNLKPEETIFVDDIVENIQAAEELGIKGILYKDPESLRELFKREGAL; this is encoded by the coding sequence TTGAGAAATATCGTTTTTGATTTGGGAAATGTCCTTTTTAAATTCGATCCAGAAGAGATCTTAGATGATCTTTTCAAAGATCCACTTATAAAAAGAAAATTGAAAGAGGCTGTTTTTACAACAATCATATGGAAGGAATTGGATAGGGGGACCTTGTCTTTTGAGGAAGCAAAAAAGATATTCAACGAGAAAAATCCTGATTTAAAAGAGGAAATCAATATATTACTTAAAGAATGGAAGAATTATCTTCATCCCATAACTGAAAACATAGAAATTCTACCTAAATTGAAAGAAAACAACAAACTTTTCATCTTGTCTAATTTTCATGAAGATGCTTTCAATTATATAAGAGAGAAATACTCGTTTTTTGATATCTTTGACGGAATGGTTATTTCATATAAAGAGAAGCTTTTGAAGCCCGAAAAGGAAATTTATCAGCTTTTACTTAATAGGTTTAATTTGAAACCTGAAGAAACGATTTTTGTGGATGATATTGTTGAAAACATACAGGCTGCCGAAGAATTGGGGATAAAAGGTATACTATATAAAGATCCTGAATCCTTAAGAGAATTGTTTAAAAGAGAGGGTGCCCTGTAA
- a CDS encoding bifunctional aspartate carbamoyltransferase catalytic subunit/aspartate carbamoyltransferase regulatory subunit, translating to MKNDFLGRSLTVMNDLTVEEQLFLYNQTKRLKTKWANKEDLSEFQIKNQTGIYIVFLEPSTRTKESFVNASKFHKNAKTNIFESEHSSFNKKESYIDTFNMLTGYSDYSIFIIRSKLEGTCKLLDEKVSEFASRHNLPYPSFINAGDGKHEHPTQEILDEFTFLEQMNFNNDHIHIALIGDLLHGRTVHSKVEGLKIFKNVEVDLIAPEELQMPKHYISKMRQKGYNVRIFSSIEEYLKQDKKANIWYFTRLQLERMGEDILEKEHILRKSVTFTKEFLPLISENVKFYHPLPRHKTFPTIPTFLDPLPLNGWEKQAINGYWTRIILLSMFGGALTAPFDTSRKNVEINEEDFVISAPIKDGKKGLLSEGKRGIKPIENGTVIDHIAKGQNPEKIYETIMKIRKILKFYNIDSADGIFRSADGRLKGYISLPDVHLSKKEIKKLSAISPNTTVNIIENARVKEKYRISLPPIIYGFEELRCKNENCITNPQNNENVQVSFVRNEDNELICEYCETAHTFEEIWSF from the coding sequence ATGAAAAATGATTTTTTAGGGAGAAGTTTAACGGTTATGAATGATTTAACGGTTGAAGAGCAGTTATTTCTTTACAACCAAACAAAAAGGTTAAAAACGAAATGGGCAAATAAAGAAGATCTTTCCGAATTTCAAATAAAAAACCAAACAGGCATTTACATAGTATTCCTCGAACCAAGTACCAGAACCAAAGAATCCTTCGTTAACGCTTCTAAATTCCACAAAAACGCTAAAACCAACATCTTCGAATCAGAACACTCTTCATTTAATAAAAAAGAAAGTTATATAGATACCTTCAATATGTTGACCGGTTATTCAGATTATTCGATATTCATTATTAGATCAAAATTGGAAGGTACTTGTAAGTTACTAGATGAAAAGGTTTCAGAATTCGCTTCAAGACACAACCTACCATATCCTTCTTTTATAAACGCTGGAGATGGTAAGCATGAGCATCCTACTCAAGAAATTTTAGATGAATTCACATTTTTAGAGCAGATGAATTTTAACAATGATCACATTCATATAGCTCTTATAGGGGATCTTCTTCATGGAAGAACGGTTCATTCCAAAGTGGAAGGATTAAAAATATTTAAAAACGTTGAAGTTGATTTGATAGCACCGGAAGAATTACAGATGCCAAAACATTATATAAGTAAAATGAGGCAAAAGGGGTACAACGTTAGAATCTTCTCTTCCATAGAAGAGTACCTAAAACAGGATAAAAAAGCGAATATTTGGTATTTCACAAGGCTTCAATTAGAACGAATGGGGGAAGATATTCTAGAGAAAGAACATATTTTGAGAAAAAGTGTGACTTTTACAAAAGAATTTCTCCCTCTTATCTCCGAAAACGTTAAATTTTATCATCCCCTCCCCCGTCACAAAACTTTCCCCACTATTCCAACCTTTTTAGACCCCTTGCCGCTTAACGGCTGGGAAAAACAGGCAATAAACGGATATTGGACAAGGATAATCTTACTTTCTATGTTTGGTGGTGCTTTGACTGCCCCCTTTGATACCTCGAGAAAAAATGTTGAAATTAATGAAGAGGATTTCGTCATATCCGCACCGATAAAAGATGGGAAAAAAGGATTGTTAAGCGAAGGAAAAAGAGGGATCAAGCCGATTGAAAATGGAACGGTAATTGATCACATAGCCAAAGGACAAAACCCAGAAAAGATATACGAGACGATCATGAAAATAAGGAAGATTTTGAAATTTTATAATATTGATAGTGCAGACGGTATATTTAGATCGGCCGACGGTAGATTAAAGGGGTACATTAGTTTGCCTGACGTTCATCTATCAAAGAAAGAAATTAAAAAGCTTTCAGCCATATCTCCAAATACAACTGTAAATATTATTGAAAACGCAAGAGTCAAAGAAAAATACAGGATTTCTTTACCACCTATTATATACGGTTTCGAAGAGTTGAGATGTAAAAACGAAAACTGTATAACAAATCCTCAAAACAACGAAAACGTACAAGTTTCTTTCGTTAGAAACGAGGACAATGAGTTAATATGTGAATATTGTGAAACCGCACATACTTTTGAAGAAATATGGAGCTTTTAA
- a CDS encoding fumarylacetoacetate hydrolase family protein, which translates to MKLVRFQKDGKTSYGVLEENNIKVIDGDIFEDFTVTNNIYPLTEVTLKAPCNPSKIVCVGLNYRDHAEEMKDRIPEEPVLFIKPSTAVIGPKESIIYPKMSDQVDYEAELAVVIKDKIKDIEEGQVKEHILGYTCFNDVTARDLQKKDGQWTRAKSFDTFAPFGPSIVTDVDPSNLNIQLLLNDQIKQNSNTNQLIFSVRKLVSFISKIMTLNPGDVIATGTPSGVGPMNVGDKVAVKIEKIGILENYVVDINHPNNPNSSIVF; encoded by the coding sequence ATGAAACTTGTCAGATTTCAAAAAGACGGAAAAACCAGTTATGGCGTGTTGGAAGAAAACAATATAAAAGTTATTGACGGCGATATCTTTGAAGATTTTACAGTTACCAATAATATCTATCCCCTCACTGAAGTTACGTTAAAGGCTCCTTGTAATCCTAGCAAAATCGTTTGTGTTGGCTTAAACTATCGAGATCATGCGGAAGAAATGAAGGACAGAATTCCAGAAGAACCCGTTCTCTTCATAAAACCGTCAACGGCTGTGATTGGACCAAAAGAAAGTATTATATACCCAAAAATGAGCGATCAAGTAGATTATGAGGCAGAACTTGCAGTAGTAATTAAAGATAAAATCAAAGACATTGAAGAAGGCCAAGTAAAAGAACATATCTTAGGTTATACTTGCTTTAACGATGTTACCGCCAGGGATTTACAGAAGAAAGATGGACAGTGGACACGAGCAAAATCCTTTGATACTTTTGCACCCTTTGGGCCATCAATCGTAACGGATGTTGATCCAAGTAACTTAAACATTCAACTTTTACTCAACGATCAAATCAAACAAAACTCAAATACTAACCAATTAATCTTTTCTGTGAGAAAACTTGTAAGTTTCATATCAAAAATAATGACCCTAAATCCAGGTGATGTAATTGCCACAGGCACCCCTTCAGGTGTGGGACCAATGAATGTTGGAGATAAAGTGGCAGTTAAAATAGAGAAAATAGGGATACTGGAAAATTATGTAGTTGATATCAATCATCCAAATAACCCAAATTCTTCAATCGTTTTTTGA
- a CDS encoding DUF5320 domain-containing protein, with product MSDKVTLKIPKPLYDKIKSIIENTGYSSVTEFVVSVLRDLVSSEEIQKTKKNNKSTNQIETLTEEEIKAIKKRLKNLGYLDD from the coding sequence ATGTCTGATAAGGTGACCTTAAAAATACCAAAACCATTGTACGATAAAATTAAATCCATAATAGAAAACACTGGTTATTCCAGTGTTACAGAGTTTGTAGTGTCTGTGCTTAGAGATTTGGTGTCCTCTGAAGAAATTCAGAAAACCAAAAAGAATAATAAATCCACTAACCAAATTGAAACGCTGACTGAAGAGGAAATAAAAGCTATCAAAAAACGATTGAAGAATTTGGGTTATTTGGATGATTGA
- a CDS encoding alkaline phosphatase family protein: protein MSKKIVIIGLDCASPNLVFDEFFDDLPNLRKIMKNGVYNELESTIPPITVPAWMSMFTGKDPGELGIYGFTNRKNYDYHSFSLVSSKSVKYKKLWDIFTEKGKQNIVIGVPLTYPPSPLKGNMISGFLTPSFESNYTYPKHLKNELVANTGHFIFDVNDFRTEDKERLLKDIYDMTNNHFKIANCLAKNKPWDLFVMVEMGPDRIHHGFWALHDKNHPKHVNSKFNSAIRDYYIHLDSKIGEFLNGIQDDYDVIIVSDHGIKPMYGGIAINDWLIKKGYLVLKEYPKKPVSINKLIREKKIDWSKTKVWGNGGYHGKLFFNIKGREPLGVIEKNELNNFKTKLIKELKDIKNEDGNEMNTKVYEPEKIYNKVNNIPPDLIVYFDELYWRCQGTIGNKSIHTHENDIGPDDANHDSHGIFISSNKMLKIKKITDFFSSIIYNYLSD from the coding sequence ATGAGCAAAAAAATCGTAATCATTGGATTAGACTGTGCTTCACCAAATTTGGTCTTTGATGAGTTTTTCGATGATTTACCCAATTTAAGAAAAATTATGAAAAATGGTGTGTACAATGAATTAGAGTCTACTATCCCTCCAATAACCGTCCCCGCCTGGATGAGCATGTTCACAGGTAAAGATCCTGGTGAACTTGGAATATATGGTTTTACAAATAGAAAAAATTATGACTATCACTCTTTCTCTTTGGTTTCTTCAAAAAGCGTGAAATATAAAAAATTATGGGATATTTTTACAGAAAAGGGTAAACAAAACATCGTGATAGGCGTACCGTTGACTTACCCTCCTTCTCCCTTGAAAGGAAACATGATTTCAGGCTTTTTAACACCTTCTTTTGAATCTAATTATACTTATCCAAAACACTTAAAAAATGAATTGGTAGCTAATACAGGGCATTTTATTTTTGATGTAAATGATTTCAGAACCGAAGATAAAGAAAGATTGTTAAAAGATATCTACGATATGACGAATAATCATTTTAAAATTGCGAATTGTTTAGCAAAAAACAAACCGTGGGATTTATTTGTAATGGTTGAAATGGGGCCAGATAGAATTCACCATGGATTTTGGGCTTTGCACGATAAAAATCATCCAAAACATGTAAATAGCAAATTTAATTCAGCTATTAGAGATTATTATATTCATTTAGACAGTAAGATAGGAGAATTTTTGAACGGTATTCAAGATGATTACGACGTTATAATAGTATCCGATCACGGAATAAAACCCATGTACGGTGGCATAGCCATTAACGATTGGCTCATTAAGAAAGGTTATTTGGTTTTAAAAGAATATCCAAAAAAGCCGGTTTCTATAAATAAATTGATAAGAGAAAAAAAGATAGATTGGAGTAAAACCAAGGTATGGGGAAATGGTGGCTACCATGGGAAGCTATTTTTCAACATAAAAGGCAGGGAGCCTTTGGGAGTAATTGAAAAAAATGAATTAAATAATTTCAAAACTAAACTGATAAAAGAGCTGAAAGATATCAAGAATGAAGATGGAAATGAGATGAATACAAAGGTCTATGAACCTGAAAAAATTTATAATAAGGTAAATAATATTCCCCCCGATTTAATTGTTTACTTTGACGAACTATATTGGAGATGCCAAGGCACCATAGGTAATAAAAGCATTCACACACACGAAAACGACATCGGCCCCGACGATGCTAATCATGACAGCCACGGGATTTTTATAAGCAGCAATAAAATGCTGAAGATTAAAAAAATTACGGATTTTTTTAGTTCGATAATTTATAATTATTTGTCTGATTGA
- a CDS encoding sulfite exporter TauE/SafE family protein: METLWFFIIVGFLAQVVDGALGMAYGVISNALLLTVGVPPAISSASVHFAEVFTTFISGFSHLKLGNVDKNLFKKLLIPGVIGGILGAYILTNIDGNKIKPFIGIYLLIMGIRILFKVFNMHKQSEEKITRRRHYSVLGLVGGFFDAIGGGGWGPIVTSTLVSDGKNPRKTIGSVNAAEFFVTVAEFFVTVAEVMAFIALLSQFNWSVIIGLIIGGSLAAPIAALVTKKIPAKVLMISLGCIITFLSVRMIVL; the protein is encoded by the coding sequence GTGGAAACTTTATGGTTTTTTATAATAGTAGGATTCCTTGCTCAAGTTGTAGATGGAGCTTTAGGAATGGCTTATGGTGTTATTTCAAATGCTTTATTATTAACTGTTGGTGTACCTCCTGCTATTTCAAGTGCTTCCGTTCATTTTGCTGAGGTTTTTACAACATTTATATCAGGATTTTCTCATCTGAAACTTGGTAACGTTGATAAGAATCTTTTCAAAAAACTTTTAATACCTGGTGTAATCGGAGGGATTTTGGGTGCTTATATCTTGACAAATATAGATGGCAACAAAATTAAACCTTTCATTGGTATCTATTTATTGATTATGGGGATAAGAATATTATTTAAAGTTTTCAACATGCATAAACAATCAGAAGAGAAAATCACGAGAAGAAGGCATTACTCTGTCTTGGGTCTTGTAGGAGGTTTTTTTGACGCCATTGGAGGGGGCGGATGGGGACCTATCGTTACGTCAACGTTAGTTTCTGATGGAAAGAATCCTAGAAAGACTATAGGTTCAGTAAACGCTGCTGAGTTTTTTGTCACCGTTGCTGAGTTTTTTGTCACCGTTGCTGAAGTTATGGCATTCATAGCCTTGCTGTCACAATTCAATTGGAGTGTCATTATTGGATTAATCATCGGGGGAAGTTTAGCGGCTCCAATCGCTGCTTTGGTAACCAAGAAAATTCCTGCTAAAGTGTTGATGATTTCTCTCGGTTGCATCATTACTTTCTTAAGCGTCAGAATGATTGTACTTTAA
- a CDS encoding NAD/NADP-dependent octopine/nopaline dehydrogenase family protein gives MVKIAVVGAGNGGQALAGYLAMKGFDVALFNRSKRRISPIIDSHSIRIEGQVVGEYQISFATTNMEEAIKGRKLIMVVVPAFAHKEIAKRMAPYLEDGQIIVLNPGRTGGALEFNNVLKKENVKKDIILAEAQTFIFASRMSNPGVAKVFRIKNAVPVSALPATRNAQLEEILCNAIPEFEVVKNVIYTSFNNIGVVFHPATLILNAARVETTAGKFEFYFEGISPSVAKVLEKIDEERCKVMELFNAEPMTAKDWLNYAYDVRGNSLYEAIRNNVGYRGIYAPPTLDNRYILEDLPMSLVPISSFGEEYGVKTPVIDSIINLANIMMGKNFWKEGRTVKDLGLEGMSIEDIIRLVEEGE, from the coding sequence ATGGTTAAGATAGCGGTGGTTGGAGCGGGTAACGGAGGTCAGGCATTAGCGGGATATTTAGCTATGAAAGGTTTCGATGTAGCTCTCTTTAATAGATCTAAAAGAAGAATATCTCCCATCATTGACTCACATTCAATACGAATAGAAGGTCAGGTGGTTGGTGAATATCAAATATCTTTTGCCACAACAAATATGGAAGAAGCGATAAAGGGTAGAAAGTTGATTATGGTAGTTGTTCCTGCTTTCGCACACAAAGAGATTGCCAAGAGAATGGCTCCTTATTTAGAAGATGGCCAAATAATAGTTTTAAACCCTGGTAGAACCGGTGGTGCCTTAGAATTCAATAATGTATTGAAAAAAGAAAATGTGAAAAAAGACATCATACTTGCCGAAGCTCAAACTTTTATTTTTGCCTCAAGAATGTCCAATCCAGGGGTAGCTAAAGTGTTTAGAATTAAAAATGCTGTTCCTGTTTCTGCACTACCAGCTACCAGAAATGCCCAATTAGAAGAAATATTGTGTAATGCTATACCTGAGTTTGAAGTAGTTAAGAATGTAATTTACACCAGTTTTAACAATATTGGAGTTGTTTTTCACCCCGCAACATTAATATTGAATGCAGCAAGGGTTGAAACAACGGCAGGAAAGTTTGAATTCTATTTCGAAGGAATATCTCCTTCTGTAGCAAAGGTTTTGGAAAAGATAGATGAGGAAAGATGTAAAGTTATGGAGCTTTTTAACGCGGAGCCTATGACTGCAAAGGATTGGCTAAACTATGCATACGATGTAAGAGGAAACTCTTTATACGAAGCTATTAGAAACAATGTTGGTTATAGGGGAATATATGCGCCTCCAACGTTGGATAATAGATATATTCTTGAAGATCTTCCAATGAGTCTTGTACCTATCTCTTCTTTTGGAGAAGAGTATGGTGTGAAGACACCTGTAATTGATTCTATTATAAATCTTGCCAATATAATGATGGGAAAAAATTTTTGGAAAGAGGGTAGAACCGTAAAAGATTTGGGTTTAGAAGGAATGAGCATAGAAGATATAATAAGACTTGTTGAGGAGGGAGAATGA